The Bacteroidia bacterium sequence CAAATAATCCTGTAAGAAGTCCTAATACTAAATAATATGGTATTTCTCTAATGTTAAATTTGCTTATTAATTGAAAATCATAAATAACATCTTGCCCAAAGAAAAGGTAAGAAGCCAATGCACCGGTAACAGAAGAAATAAGCAATGGTAAAATAGAAGCCATTGTTAAATCGAGCATGAAAATTTCTAAAGCAAAAACTATCCCCGTAACAGGAGCTTTAAATAATGATGCAATTGCAGCAGCACCTGCGCATCCAATTAGCAGGATTGTTTGTTTGTAGCTTAATCTTAAAAGTTGAGCAAGCGAAGAACCTACCGATGCACCTGTTGTTACGGAGGGTCCTTCTAGTCCAACAGAACCACCAAATCCAACTGTTATTGTACTTGCAAGTATTGTTGTATAAATATTAGAAGCTTTTAGTTTTCCATCTAATCTTGAGATTGCATATAAAACATTAGGAATTTCAGGCTTTGGTTTTTTCTTAATAATAAATTTTAAAAGAACAATTACAATTAGAATTCCAATTGCAGGATATGCCAAATAAAGTAAAACCTGATATTTGTCTGAGAAGTTGTAGGTAAGTAAATAGCTGATAAAATGTACAGTATTTTTAATTAGGACTGCTGTAAGTCCTGCTAAAGCTCCGACCAAAATACTAAGAAAAATTATAAAATATTTGTCGCTAATATGTTTAAGCCTCCAGATAAGAATTCTATTGATGAAATCATGAATATTTGAAGAGATGTTTACCATCTTAGAATAATAATGCAATTTTAAATTTATATTACGAAAGTAGCTTAAATATTAACAATATCCAATGAAAAACAAAATTTTGAAAATAATAAGTCATATTTTATTTGTGAAAAATAAGTTGTGAACTTGTGTCTTTTTTATTAGGTTTGTATTAAAGTTAATTGGTTTATGATACAAAGAATTCAAACGGTTTTTTTGTTTTTTGCATTTGCTTTTCAGCTTGCTATGATTTTTTTACCCGTTGCTTCATATATATTACCAGATAAAATGGTTATTGATTTTTTATTTGCAGACATGAAATCTGAATCTATACTTGATTTGCAATCGGTTTCTTTGTTCTCGTTAATATTATTGATAATTAATTCAATAATGTTATTAATAAATATTTTCTTGTTTGGTAATAGAAAATTACAAATGAAATCATGTCTGATAAATATTGTTCTGCTTGTTTTATTTCAACTTCTTTTAATCTATTTTGTATGGGATTCGGGGCAGATGAAAGA is a genomic window containing:
- a CDS encoding DUF4293 domain-containing protein, with the protein product MIQRIQTVFLFFAFAFQLAMIFLPVASYILPDKMVIDFLFADMKSESILDLQSVSLFSLILLIINSIMLLINIFLFGNRKLQMKSCLINIVLLVLFQLLLIYFVWDSGQMKDVLTNYKISIAFPLVSAILAYFAYRFIRKDEKLIRSIDRIR